In Paenibacillus sonchi, a single genomic region encodes these proteins:
- a CDS encoding ABC transporter permease codes for MNIVNTLTIRHLKQNKKRTLLTIIGVIISVAMVTAVATLVFSFSDLMIRQVIADSGEWHVQYQDVTKEQLAAIQSDDVTKTVAITKDLGYALLEGGQNLNKPYLFIKEYNTQGFAQFPIELSKGRLPQTDKEVVISEAVATNAKVKYEIGDRLTLRVGERFEQGGDHPLDQTETLRRKDGTLTETLQHLKSRDYTVVGFIKRPVWETAWAPGYTVLSYIDENIIGANDRVNAAVVLQKVNPSLFAHAENLAKRNHIETVQYNNDLFHYYGLSKSKASYSMMYSLAVILMAVIMIGSVSLIYNAFAISVSERSRHLGMLASVGATKRQKRNSVLFEGVVIGLIGIPIGILCGLAGIGITFWFMNAKIQEALWTNEQLVLIVTPLSLLIICVVSMLTIFISAYLPAIRASKVSAMDAVRQTTDLKLTAKAVKTSRFIRKLFGIEAEIGLKNLKRNKRRYHAIVFSLVISIVLFLTVSFFTTGMKQSLDLSQEGVNFDIEVSYSNGKRIDDRLIQSIVSLDGVKEYNLIHELSKNAWVDEAFIADELQEKVKKDKSLLQDGKYPYEIKIHALNDSGLQAYAKTVGADYEQLTDPDHPAAIVMDTIHYKDMDTGKYVRTKAMYTNVGQSIELMNFYNGRKAEINKVSVAALTDQAPMGMNTIGVGGLNIIVSERVMNRLADDEDIASVQTYLHLKSTEPMTTQQEIEEMHETNLNATNSYQSRKSEEQQILLMSVFSYGFIVLISAISIANIFNTVSTGISLRKREFAMLKSVGMTPKGFAKMMNYESIFYGVKSLLFGLPVSFVVMYLIYRAFANKFSYGFTLPWMSILSVIVAVFVIVGSAIVYSGAKVKKENIIDALKKENI; via the coding sequence ATGAACATTGTCAATACACTAACCATCCGGCATCTGAAGCAAAATAAAAAACGAACGCTATTAACCATCATCGGCGTCATCATTTCGGTTGCCATGGTGACTGCTGTCGCTACGCTTGTTTTTTCCTTTTCCGATTTAATGATCAGGCAAGTCATTGCGGATTCAGGGGAGTGGCATGTCCAATATCAAGATGTAACCAAAGAACAGCTCGCGGCGATACAGAGCGATGACGTAACCAAAACCGTTGCGATCACAAAAGATCTTGGCTATGCCCTGTTAGAAGGGGGACAGAATCTCAATAAACCGTACTTGTTCATCAAGGAATATAATACACAAGGTTTCGCGCAATTTCCAATTGAATTAAGCAAGGGGCGTCTTCCGCAAACGGACAAGGAAGTCGTTATATCTGAAGCCGTTGCAACGAACGCCAAAGTGAAATATGAAATCGGCGATCGTCTAACCCTTCGTGTAGGTGAACGATTCGAGCAAGGGGGCGATCATCCCCTGGATCAGACGGAAACACTGCGTAGGAAAGACGGCACATTGACCGAAACATTGCAGCATTTAAAGTCAAGGGATTATACGGTGGTGGGCTTCATCAAACGTCCCGTATGGGAAACAGCTTGGGCCCCGGGTTATACGGTCCTTAGCTATATCGATGAAAACATCATCGGTGCAAACGATCGGGTCAATGCGGCGGTGGTCTTGCAGAAAGTCAATCCGTCCTTGTTCGCTCATGCAGAAAATTTGGCTAAGAGGAACCATATCGAGACGGTCCAATATAATAACGATTTGTTTCATTACTACGGCTTGTCCAAAAGCAAAGCCTCGTACAGCATGATGTACTCCTTAGCGGTGATTCTGATGGCGGTCATTATGATCGGCTCGGTTTCGCTCATCTATAATGCTTTTGCAATATCCGTCTCGGAACGTTCCCGCCATTTAGGGATGCTCGCGAGCGTGGGGGCTACGAAAAGGCAGAAGAGGAATTCAGTGCTTTTTGAAGGAGTAGTCATCGGCTTGATTGGCATTCCCATTGGCATCCTGTGCGGTCTTGCCGGGATTGGGATCACCTTTTGGTTCATGAACGCCAAGATTCAAGAGGCATTATGGACCAATGAACAGCTGGTGCTCATCGTCACGCCGTTATCGCTCTTGATTATCTGTGTGGTCTCGATGTTGACGATTTTCATTTCCGCGTATCTCCCGGCGATCAGAGCATCCAAGGTATCCGCCATGGACGCGGTTCGCCAAACAACCGACTTAAAGCTTACGGCCAAGGCTGTAAAAACGTCGAGGTTCATTCGCAAGCTCTTCGGTATTGAAGCGGAAATCGGGCTGAAAAATTTAAAAAGGAACAAACGGAGATATCATGCCATCGTATTTTCGCTCGTCATCAGCATCGTTTTGTTTTTAACGGTATCGTTTTTTACTACCGGCATGAAACAATCCCTGGATCTGTCGCAAGAAGGCGTCAATTTCGATATTGAAGTATCGTACAGCAATGGAAAAAGAATAGACGACCGGTTGATACAATCAATTGTCTCCCTGGATGGCGTAAAGGAATACAACCTGATTCACGAGCTGTCTAAGAACGCTTGGGTTGATGAAGCGTTCATCGCCGATGAATTGCAAGAGAAGGTTAAGAAGGATAAGAGTTTACTGCAAGACGGAAAATATCCTTACGAAATTAAGATCCATGCATTGAACGATTCGGGTCTGCAAGCCTATGCCAAAACGGTCGGCGCAGATTACGAACAGCTCACGGATCCGGATCATCCCGCCGCGATCGTGATGGATACGATCCATTACAAAGATATGGATACGGGAAAATATGTCCGGACGAAGGCCATGTATACGAATGTCGGCCAAAGCATCGAATTAATGAATTTCTATAATGGGAGAAAAGCGGAAATAAATAAAGTTTCCGTTGCCGCTTTGACGGATCAAGCTCCTATGGGGATGAACACGATAGGAGTAGGCGGGTTAAATATCATCGTTTCGGAGCGCGTCATGAATCGATTGGCAGACGACGAGGACATAGCTAGCGTTCAGACATACCTCCATTTGAAAAGTACGGAACCGATGACAACTCAGCAGGAAATCGAAGAGATGCATGAGACCAATCTGAATGCCACCAATTCATATCAATCCAGAAAAAGCGAAGAACAACAGATTCTATTGATGTCTGTCTTTTCTTATGGTTTTATCGTATTGATTTCAGCGATTTCCATTGCGAACATTTTTAATACGGTCTCGACGGGCATATCCCTTCGAAAACGGGAATTTGCGATGCTGAAATCCGTTGGCATGACCCCAAAAGGCTTTGCGAAAATGATGAACTATGAAAGTATTTTTTATGGGGTCAAGTCGCTGCTCTTCGGTCTCCCCGTCAGTTTCGTCGTGATGTATCTGATCTATAGGGCATTTGCGAACAAATTTAGCTACGGGTTCACCCTCCCTTGGATGAGCATTCTTTCGGTCATTGTCGCCGTATTTGTCATTGTCGGTTCTGCGATTGTTTATTCCGGTGCGAAAGTAAAAAAGGAAAACATTATTGATGCATTAAAGAAAGAGAATATATGA
- a CDS encoding ABC transporter ATP-binding protein yields MEILRIEHLSKIYGTGESAVKALDEVSFSVQKGEFIAIIGPSGSGKSTLLHMLGGVDRPSGGKVFVEDTDMYALNETQLAIFRRRQIGLIYQFFNLLPVLTVEENITLPLLLDNQKVNKKQLDGLVHTLHLQHRLNHLPNQLSGGQQQRVSIGRALIGNPAIMLADEPTGNLDSKNSSEIIDLLKMLNKTYHQTLIVITHDERIALQADRIISIEDGRIAKDEVIRR; encoded by the coding sequence ATGGAAATTTTAAGAATCGAACATTTATCTAAAATATACGGCACAGGCGAATCGGCGGTGAAGGCGCTCGACGAGGTTTCTTTTTCGGTTCAAAAAGGCGAATTCATTGCGATTATCGGCCCGTCCGGTTCGGGGAAATCGACGCTTCTCCATATGCTGGGCGGCGTGGACCGGCCGTCTGGGGGTAAAGTTTTTGTTGAGGATACGGACATGTATGCCTTAAATGAAACGCAGCTGGCCATCTTCAGACGCAGGCAAATCGGCCTGATCTACCAGTTTTTCAATCTGCTTCCCGTCCTGACGGTGGAGGAGAATATTACGCTGCCGCTCTTGCTGGATAACCAAAAGGTAAATAAAAAGCAGTTGGATGGCCTTGTGCATACGCTCCATTTGCAGCATCGGTTAAACCACCTGCCCAATCAGTTATCCGGCGGACAGCAGCAGCGGGTCTCAATTGGCAGAGCGCTTATCGGCAATCCTGCGATCATGCTGGCAGATGAACCAACCGGGAATCTGGACAGCAAGAATAGCAGCGAGATCATCGACTTATTAAAAATGTTGAATAAAACCTATCATCAGACGCTGATCGTGATTACGCATGACGAACGAATCGCCTTGCAAGCCGACAGGATCATTTCGATTGAAGACGGGAGGATTGCCAAAGACGAGGTGATCCGGCGATGA
- a CDS encoding VanZ family protein: MHLKQQRKIIFTITLFYTLFILYYMFLAFGRAGTVEYNTEYTFIFLPDDFFRLPGLSDLLHPTVMDLVGFGNIAAFIPFGILIPLLYRTSFIRFMTLFILSILVLETLQALTLLGSFDMNDVIQNSLGAAVGFGAYKIGFRSKNIWRNIAATGISVVVLMIGVWGGFGLVDKALTKEKGPFVAINELKDSTGNPSAGTKRYRLKIGGQDVEPQYNVFSTEGKNKKTYKYKLDNKEEMYFSLNYGIPDQKDFHGSIRVAVDGHEFLSAAADYLRHESYMSEIFLQQANELTITIEGNVAMWDVGLREMKYFWN; the protein is encoded by the coding sequence ATGCATTTGAAGCAACAGCGGAAGATTATTTTTACCATTACCCTATTCTATACCCTTTTTATTCTTTATTATATGTTTCTCGCTTTCGGCAGAGCAGGTACTGTAGAGTACAATACCGAATACACCTTTATTTTTTTACCGGACGATTTTTTTAGGCTGCCGGGCCTATCGGATCTTCTACACCCTACAGTGATGGATCTTGTGGGTTTTGGGAACATCGCAGCTTTCATCCCTTTTGGCATATTGATTCCGTTGTTATACCGGACCAGCTTTATTCGATTCATGACATTGTTTATCCTTTCCATACTTGTACTGGAGACCCTTCAGGCATTAACTTTGCTCGGCAGCTTTGATATGAATGACGTTATTCAGAACTCATTGGGTGCAGCGGTCGGATTCGGGGCGTACAAAATAGGCTTTCGTTCAAAAAATATATGGCGAAACATTGCTGCTACTGGCATTTCTGTTGTTGTCCTTATGATCGGGGTTTGGGGAGGCTTCGGGCTGGTTGACAAAGCACTCACCAAAGAAAAAGGCCCCTTTGTGGCGATAAACGAATTGAAAGACAGCACCGGAAATCCTTCAGCGGGGACCAAACGATACCGTCTCAAAATTGGCGGTCAAGACGTAGAACCCCAATATAATGTGTTTAGCACCGAAGGCAAAAATAAGAAAACGTACAAATATAAGTTAGACAATAAGGAGGAGATGTATTTCTCCTTGAATTATGGAATTCCCGATCAAAAGGATTTCCATGGCAGCATCAGGGTTGCCGTCGATGGACATGAGTTCCTGTCCGCAGCTGCAGATTATCTACGCCATGAGTCGTATATGTCTGAAATTTTTCTCCAACAGGCAAATGAGCTTACGATAACCATTGAGGGAAATGTAGCCATGTGGGATGTTGGACTTAGAGAGATGAAATATTTCTGGAACTGA
- a CDS encoding sensor histidine kinase: MRWRYRELEKLSVYLREISNGNDSLDVRDNQEGELSILKNDIYKVTLMLSEHRSLLHRDKLQLTDAISDISHQLKTPLTSMKVMADLLSSPDLPPAKRTEFTHHIRIQLERIDWLVSSLLKLSKMDAKTIQFKKDRIPVKNLIQKALEPVMIPMDIKGQTVSIAGDDDISFAGDFNWTVEAVINILKNGVEHTHEGGAITITFSENTLFTEIVIADNGKGIPKEDLPYIFKRFYKGKNAGEGSIGIGLAMAHSIIASQNGVIDVTSESGKGTQFVIKFYKQVI; encoded by the coding sequence ATGAGATGGAGATACCGCGAGCTAGAGAAGCTGTCCGTCTATCTGCGGGAAATTAGCAACGGCAATGATTCCCTTGACGTCCGTGATAATCAGGAAGGCGAGCTTAGCATTCTAAAAAATGATATTTACAAAGTGACGCTCATGTTATCGGAGCACAGGTCGTTATTGCACCGGGACAAACTTCAACTGACAGATGCCATATCCGATATATCGCATCAGCTCAAAACGCCGCTCACCTCCATGAAGGTTATGGCGGATTTGTTAAGCTCCCCTGACCTGCCTCCTGCCAAAAGAACGGAGTTCACCCATCATATCCGCATTCAGCTTGAACGCATCGATTGGCTTGTTTCTTCCTTATTAAAACTATCGAAAATGGACGCGAAGACCATCCAATTCAAAAAAGATCGAATCCCCGTGAAAAACCTTATCCAGAAGGCATTAGAGCCGGTTATGATTCCGATGGATATTAAGGGACAAACGGTTTCCATCGCGGGCGATGACGACATTTCTTTTGCCGGCGATTTCAATTGGACTGTCGAAGCGGTCATCAATATTTTGAAAAACGGCGTGGAACACACGCATGAAGGCGGAGCAATCACCATCACCTTTTCCGAAAACACGTTATTTACGGAAATCGTCATTGCTGACAACGGAAAAGGCATTCCGAAAGAAGATTTGCCTTATATTTTCAAACGTTTTTATAAAGGAAAAAACGCCGGCGAAGGGAGCATCGGCATAGGACTTGCGATGGCTCACAGCATCATTGCCAGCCAGAATGGAGTGATCGATGTGACGAGCGAGAGCGGGAAGGGGACGCAGTTCGTGATTAAATTTTATAAGCAAGTGATTTAG
- a CDS encoding response regulator transcription factor: MKILLVEDDKTIASGLEYSLQQDGFPTVLCHDVASAKKVLAEDIDQFALCLFDLQLPDGSGYELCKMVKERRDIPVIFLTVIDDEVNVVMGLDMGADDYITKPFRVRELLSRIKTVLRRYQKPPYTIAIIDIGNVRIHTLEGKVHKNGAEISLTALEYRLLLIFGSHIGQVLTRNQLLEQIWDVAGDFVNDNTLTVYIKRLREKLEDDPGHPVLIKTIRGLGYKAGD, from the coding sequence ATGAAAATTTTATTAGTCGAAGATGATAAGACGATCGCATCGGGTCTCGAATATTCGCTGCAGCAAGACGGTTTTCCAACCGTTCTCTGCCATGATGTGGCCTCAGCGAAAAAGGTGCTCGCCGAAGACATCGATCAGTTCGCTTTATGCTTGTTCGATTTACAGCTTCCGGACGGAAGCGGCTATGAATTGTGTAAGATGGTGAAAGAGCGGCGGGACATTCCGGTCATCTTCTTAACGGTAATCGACGATGAGGTCAATGTCGTGATGGGGCTTGACATGGGAGCCGACGATTATATTACAAAGCCTTTTCGGGTTCGTGAGCTGCTCTCCCGGATCAAGACCGTATTGCGGAGATACCAGAAGCCGCCCTACACCATAGCGATCATAGACATCGGCAATGTCCGAATCCATACGCTGGAAGGCAAAGTGCATAAAAACGGCGCCGAAATTTCGTTGACCGCATTAGAGTATCGCTTATTGCTGATCTTTGGCAGCCACATTGGACAGGTTCTCACAAGGAATCAGCTTTTGGAGCAAATCTGGGACGTGGCCGGAGACTTCGTGAACGACAATACGTTAACGGTTTATATCAAAAGGCTCAGGGAAAAGCTGGAGGATGATCCAGGGCATCCGGTTTTGATCAAAACGATACGCGGTTTAGGCTATAAGGCCGGTGATTAG
- a CDS encoding alpha/beta hydrolase → MNVTKTVEIKKAGTKNRKKRHLWLKIVGGILGALVLFMGIVFAVNVISNGVEKKKIESYGQYVNVDGKKMNVFIQGSGEQTVVLLPGQGTQSPALDFKLLIDELSPDYKVVAIEPFGYGLSDETGKERTTENIVSEVHEAVQQLGIDRYVLMGHSIAGLYGVSYVNTYPDEVLAFVGIDSSVPNQPGMDVKLPLKSMQFLQKSGLMRLFQKVSGDPYKSLAFDAHTKEQMRLISNQVAVNSTMMDELRHLGSNFKNGEHLTYPHELPLLLFVQANNEDIKQWIPLHEEQVKQSAQGKMIPMDGSHYLHHTKFKEIAEAFKAFMKQIQ, encoded by the coding sequence ATGAACGTGACAAAAACGGTGGAAATAAAAAAAGCCGGGACCAAAAACCGCAAAAAACGGCACTTATGGTTAAAAATAGTTGGAGGTATTCTCGGGGCGCTTGTGCTGTTCATGGGCATCGTGTTTGCCGTTAATGTAATCAGTAACGGGGTCGAGAAAAAGAAAATCGAATCGTATGGCCAGTATGTCAATGTGGATGGGAAAAAAATGAATGTGTTCATTCAAGGCAGTGGCGAACAGACTGTCGTCCTCCTTCCGGGACAAGGAACCCAGTCGCCTGCGCTTGATTTCAAATTGTTGATCGATGAATTGTCTCCGGATTACAAAGTCGTAGCGATTGAGCCTTTCGGTTATGGGCTCAGCGACGAAACCGGGAAAGAAAGAACAACAGAGAATATCGTCAGCGAAGTTCACGAAGCTGTGCAGCAGCTGGGTATTGACCGTTACGTTCTGATGGGACATTCTATCGCAGGACTTTACGGAGTGTCCTATGTGAATACCTATCCGGATGAAGTTCTTGCATTTGTCGGCATCGATAGCAGCGTTCCTAATCAACCCGGCATGGATGTCAAATTGCCTTTGAAATCCATGCAGTTTCTTCAAAAATCAGGTCTGATGAGACTGTTCCAAAAAGTAAGCGGAGATCCATATAAGTCGCTTGCATTCGATGCGCATACCAAAGAACAGATGCGTTTGATTTCGAATCAAGTCGCGGTCAATTCAACGATGATGGATGAGCTCAGACACCTCGGTTCCAATTTCAAAAATGGGGAACATCTCACCTACCCTCATGAATTGCCGTTGCTTCTCTTCGTGCAAGCGAATAACGAGGACATTAAGCAATGGATTCCGCTGCATGAGGAGCAGGTCAAACAATCCGCACAGGGCAAAATGATCCCGATGGATGGTTCCCATTACCTGCATCATACGAAATTTAAAGAAATCGCCGAAGCATTCAAAGCGTTCATGAAGCAAATCCAATAG
- the ppsA gene encoding phosphoenolpyruvate synthase: MSSLVLGFQEMDKTQLWLVGGKGLHLGELSKIQGIQVPEGFCVTTLGYQKAIEQNETYHALLDQLTMLKVEDRVQIGEISRQIRQIITEAEIPSDIMKAVAQYLSLFGEEYAYAVRSSATAEDLPHASFAGQQDTYLNIIGKNAILQHISKCWASLFTERAVIYRMQNGFGHRQVYLSVVVQKMVFPQASGILFTADPMTSNRKLLSIDASYGLGEALVSGLVSADCYKVREEEIVGKRIAAKKLAIYGRQEGGTETRQLDPGLQTAQTLTDGEILGLARIGRQIDAYFGQPQDIEWCLADGTFYIVQSRPITKLYPIPEANDQENHVYVSVGHQQMMTDPIKPLGLSFYLLMTPAPMRKAGGRLFLDVAPMLASSAGRETILNTLGRSDLLIKDALMTLIERGDFVKGVPDDQPAPDTVRSNPDPLAQFHNDPAIVSDLIKHSQALIGQLKQNIQTKSGPALFDFIREDLQQLMKFLTDPQSLSAIMAVMNASRWINENMNEWLGEKNAADTLSQSVPDNVTSEMGLELMDVADVIRPYPEVIDYLQYAKADNFLDELHKFDGGQETRDAIDVFLQKYGMRCTGEIDITRTRWSEKPSTLVPMILGNIRNFEPHAGGLKFEHGRQEAMAKEQELLERVKRLPDGEIKAKETKRMIDIVRNFSGYREYPKYAWMNHYFIYKQALLKEAERLVQAGVIHEKEDIYHLTFEELHEAVRTHKLDYQIISKRKEEYKIYDKLTPPRVITSDGEIIAGEYKRENLPAGAIVGLAVSSGVIEGRARVIVSMEAADLEEGDILVTTFTDPSWTPLFVSIKGLVTEVGGLMTHGAVIAREYGLPAVVGVENATRLIADGQRIRVNGTEGYIEIL; this comes from the coding sequence ATGAGTTCTTTGGTTCTCGGTTTTCAGGAAATGGATAAAACGCAGCTTTGGCTCGTTGGTGGAAAAGGGCTCCATTTAGGGGAATTATCCAAAATTCAGGGGATACAAGTACCGGAAGGATTTTGTGTTACAACATTGGGGTACCAAAAAGCCATCGAACAAAACGAAACATATCATGCTTTGCTGGATCAGCTAACCATGCTAAAAGTAGAGGATCGGGTCCAAATTGGTGAAATCAGCAGGCAGATCAGGCAGATCATTACGGAAGCAGAAATCCCTTCCGATATTATGAAAGCAGTTGCTCAATATCTCTCCTTATTTGGCGAGGAATATGCTTATGCCGTGCGTTCCAGCGCGACTGCTGAAGATTTGCCGCATGCTTCTTTTGCCGGCCAACAAGACACCTATTTAAATATCATAGGCAAAAATGCGATCCTGCAGCATATCAGCAAATGCTGGGCTTCCCTGTTCACGGAGCGCGCGGTAATCTACCGTATGCAGAATGGATTCGGCCACAGGCAGGTTTATTTGTCCGTTGTCGTCCAAAAGATGGTTTTTCCGCAGGCTTCAGGGATTTTATTTACCGCTGATCCCATGACTTCTAACCGAAAGTTGTTATCCATCGATGCCAGTTATGGACTTGGAGAAGCTCTGGTCTCCGGCTTGGTCTCTGCCGATTGTTATAAAGTGCGGGAAGAGGAAATCGTGGGGAAAAGGATTGCAGCCAAAAAACTGGCTATTTATGGACGACAAGAAGGCGGAACTGAGACCCGGCAGCTCGATCCCGGTCTGCAAACGGCTCAAACACTTACCGATGGGGAAATTTTAGGGCTGGCACGCATCGGAAGACAGATTGATGCTTATTTCGGCCAGCCACAAGATATCGAATGGTGTCTGGCTGATGGTACATTTTATATTGTCCAGAGCCGGCCGATCACTAAGTTATATCCGATCCCTGAAGCGAATGATCAAGAGAATCACGTGTATGTGTCTGTCGGCCACCAACAAATGATGACCGATCCCATCAAACCGCTTGGATTGTCTTTTTATCTATTAATGACTCCAGCGCCGATGCGGAAAGCTGGCGGGAGGCTGTTCCTTGATGTTGCACCGATGCTGGCTTCGTCTGCCGGCAGAGAAACGATATTGAATACGCTGGGCCGATCCGATCTGCTTATCAAAGACGCGCTTATGACCCTCATAGAGCGAGGGGATTTTGTAAAAGGTGTACCGGATGATCAACCCGCACCGGACACCGTCAGAAGCAATCCAGATCCGCTGGCACAATTCCATAACGATCCGGCAATCGTCTCGGATTTAATCAAGCACAGTCAAGCGTTGATCGGACAGTTGAAACAAAACATTCAAACGAAGTCGGGACCAGCGTTATTCGATTTTATTCGGGAAGATCTCCAGCAATTAATGAAGTTCTTGACTGACCCGCAAAGTTTGAGTGCCATTATGGCCGTTATGAATGCTTCAAGATGGATCAATGAAAACATGAACGAGTGGTTGGGCGAAAAAAATGCGGCGGATACGCTTTCTCAATCTGTGCCGGACAACGTTACTTCGGAAATGGGGCTGGAGCTAATGGATGTCGCAGATGTGATTCGTCCCTATCCGGAGGTCATTGATTATTTGCAATATGCAAAAGCGGATAACTTTTTGGATGAACTCCATAAGTTTGACGGGGGACAGGAGACCCGTGATGCGATCGATGTTTTTCTCCAAAAATACGGAATGCGGTGCACCGGAGAAATTGATATAACAAGAACGCGATGGAGCGAAAAACCGAGTACGCTTGTCCCCATGATCCTGGGCAACATTAGAAACTTTGAACCTCATGCCGGCGGCTTGAAATTCGAACATGGGCGACAGGAGGCTATGGCCAAGGAACAAGAGCTTCTGGAACGAGTGAAGCGCCTTCCGGACGGCGAGATAAAAGCCAAAGAAACCAAACGAATGATCGACATTGTACGGAATTTCAGCGGTTACCGGGAATATCCCAAATACGCTTGGATGAATCACTACTTCATTTATAAACAGGCTTTGCTGAAAGAAGCCGAACGGCTTGTACAAGCGGGTGTGATCCATGAAAAAGAAGATATCTACCATCTCACTTTTGAAGAGCTTCACGAAGCCGTACGTACCCATAAACTGGATTATCAGATCATCAGCAAGCGAAAAGAAGAATACAAAATATATGACAAACTAACTCCCCCGCGTGTCATCACGTCTGATGGCGAAATTATTGCAGGCGAGTACAAACGGGAAAATCTCCCGGCGGGAGCTATTGTAGGTCTGGCTGTTTCTTCCGGAGTGATTGAGGGGCGGGCGCGTGTCATTGTAAGTATGGAAGCTGCTGATCTTGAAGAGGGAGATATATTAGTCACGACGTTTACTGACCCTAGCTGGACACCCTTGTTCGTCTCCATAAAAGGCCTGGTCACCGAAGTTGGCGGACTGATGACCCATGGAGCCGTTATCGCGCGTGAATATGGCTTGCCGGCAGTTGTCGGAGTGGAGAATGCCACCAGACTGATCGCAGACGGGCAACGAATTCGCGTGAATGGAACAGAAGGGTACATTGAAATATTGTAA
- a CDS encoding class I SAM-dependent methyltransferase yields MKKRGVRNEKRTGVYMNNSWNRIIYKLWAPLYDRVFNSGAFAGARKKALSDLDLKPGQQVLLVGAGTGADLPLISGRSLSVTAIDLSPAMLAEARSKVKEGEKITFLEMDAQDLRFGDETFDVVIANLILSVVPDAERCMQEIVRVTSHGGKIVIFDKFASNGRVSPVMKVLRPLISVLGTDIGRDFNLLFLPYKEQLSIKEESPLLMRGMYRKIVLEKN; encoded by the coding sequence TTGAAAAAGAGAGGCGTAAGAAATGAAAAAAGAACCGGTGTTTACATGAACAATAGCTGGAACAGAATCATTTATAAGCTTTGGGCACCTCTGTATGATCGGGTATTTAATTCAGGTGCTTTTGCCGGGGCGCGGAAGAAAGCTTTATCGGATCTTGATTTGAAACCTGGTCAGCAGGTATTGCTGGTCGGAGCCGGAACGGGAGCGGATTTGCCTCTAATCTCAGGCCGCAGCCTATCGGTCACTGCCATCGATCTTTCTCCGGCAATGCTGGCTGAAGCCCGTTCCAAAGTCAAGGAAGGCGAGAAAATTACATTTTTGGAGATGGACGCGCAAGATCTTCGTTTCGGGGACGAGACATTCGATGTGGTAATCGCAAACCTTATCTTGTCGGTAGTACCAGATGCGGAACGCTGCATGCAGGAAATCGTTCGCGTAACGAGCCATGGCGGTAAAATTGTTATATTCGATAAATTTGCGTCTAATGGACGTGTATCACCGGTAATGAAAGTACTGCGTCCGCTAATTTCAGTTCTCGGAACGGATATTGGCCGGGACTTTAATCTGCTCTTTCTTCCCTATAAGGAGCAGTTGTCCATTAAGGAGGAAAGTCCACTCCTAATGCGCGGGATGTATCGTAAAATTGTTCTTGAAAAAAACTGA